A region from the Papio anubis isolate 15944 chromosome 6, Panubis1.0, whole genome shotgun sequence genome encodes:
- the LOC116275302 gene encoding syncytin-1-like, producing the protein MRFTTKIIFLYNLVLVYAGFDDPRKAIELVQKRYGRPCDCSGGQVSEPPSDRVSQVTCSGKTAYLMPDQRWKCKLIPKDTSPSGPLQECPCSSYQSSVHSSCYTSYQQCRSGNKTYYTATLLKTQTGGTSDVQVLGSTNKLIQSPCNGIKGQSICWSTTAPIHVSDGGGPLDTTRIKSVQRKLEEIHKALYPELRYHPLALPKVRDNFMVDAQTLNILNATYNLLLMSNTSLVDDCWLCLKLGPPTPIAIPTFPLSYVTCSSVNISCLIIPPLLVQPMQFSNSSCLFSPSYNSTEEIDLGHVAFSNCTSITNVTGPICAVNGSVFLCGNNMAYTYLPTNWTGLCVLATLLPDIDIIPGDEPVPIPAIDHFIYRPKRAIQFIPLLAGLGITTAFTTGATSLGVSVTQYTKLSNQLISDVQILSSTIQDLQDQVDSLAEVVLQNRRGLDLLTAEQGGICLALQEKCCFYANKSGIVRDKIKTLQEELERRRKDLASNPLWTGLQGLLPYLLPFLGPLLTLLLLLTIGPCIFNRLTAFINDKLNIIHAMVLTQQYQVLRTDEEAQD; encoded by the coding sequence ATGAGATTCACAACAAAGATAATCTTCTTATACAACCTAGTACTGGTCTACGCGGGGTTTGACGACCCTCGCAAAGCCATAGAATTAGTACAAAAGCGATATGGCCGACCATGCGATTGCAGCGGAGGACAAGTGTCCGAGCCCCCGTCAGACAGGGTCAGTCAAGTGACTTGCTCAGGCAAGACAGCTTACTTAATGCCCGACCAAAGATGGAAATGCAAGTTAATTCCAAAAGACACCTCCCCTAGCGGGCCACTCCAAGAGTGCCCCTGTAGTTCTTACCAGTCCTCAGTACACAGTTCTTGTTATACCTCATACCAACAATGCAGATCAGGCAATAAGACATATTATACGGCtactctgctaaaaacacaaactggGGGCACCAGTGATGTACAAGTATTAGGATCCACCAACAAACTTATACAATCTCCCTGTAATGGCATAAAAGGACAGTCTATTTGCTGGAGCACTACAGCTCCTATCCACGTCTCTGATGGAGGAGGTCCATTAGACACCACAAGAATTAAAAGTGttcagagaaaactggaagaaattcATAAAGCCCTATATCCTGAACTTCGGTATCACCCTTTGGCCTTGCCTAAGGTTAGAGATAACTTCATGGTCGATGCCCAGACTTTAAACATTCTCAATGCCACTTACAACTTACTCCTAATGTCCAACACGAGCCTGGTCGACGACTGTTGGCTTTGTTTAAAATTAGGTCCCCCTACTCCTATCGCAATACCTACCTTCCCATTATCCTACGTAACTTGCTCCTCGGTTAATATCTCTTGTTTAATAATTCCCCCCCTTCTAGTTCAACCGATGCAGTTTTCCAATTCATCTTGCCTCTTTTCCCCTTCCTACAACAGTACAGAAGAAATAGATCTAGGCCATGTTGCCTTCAGCAACTGTACCTCCATAACCAATGTCACCGGTCCCATATGCGCTGTAAATGGTTCGGTCTTTCTCTGTGGCAATAACATGGCATACACTTATCTACCCACGAACTGGACGGGGCTTTGCGTCCTAGCAACTCTCCTCCCCGACATTGACATCATTCCCGGAGATGAACCGGTCCCTATCCCTGCTATTGATCATTTTATATATAGACCTAAACGGGCCATACAGTTTATTCCTTTACTAGCTGGGCTAGGGATCACCACAGCCTTCACAACAGGAGCTACAAGCCTAGGTGTCTCTGTGACCCAATATACAAAATTATCTAATCAGCTAATTTCTGATGTACAAATCTTATCCAGCACCATACAAGATCTGCAAGATCAAGTAGACTCATTAGCCGAAGTGGTTCTCCAGAACAGAAGGGGGCTAGATCTACTTACAGCAGAACAAGGAGGAATCTGTTTAGCCCTGCAAGAAAAATGCTGCTTTTATGCTAACAAATCAGGGATTGtgagagacaaaataaaaaccttacaAGAAGAACTAGAAAGACGCAGAAAAGATCTAGCTTCCAACCCACTTTGGACTGGGCTTCAAGGGCTCCTCCCTTACCTCCTGCCCTTTCTTGGCCCTCTACTTACCCTCTTGCTCTTACTCACCATTGGGCCGTGCATTTTTAACCGTCTAACCGCTTTTATTAATGATAAATTAAACATAATACACGCTATGGTGCTAACCCAACAGTATCAAGTGCTCAGAACCGATGAAGAAGCTCAAGATTGA